TATGGCATCAGAGGCTCGGTCATCCGTCTCGCACGATGAAATTAAATGGTACTAATTTGGTTTTTGGTGAAAGAAGTAATAAGGAGTGTGATATTTGTCTTAGAGCGAAGCAGACACGCTCACAATTTCACTTGAATATGAATAAAGCCGAGTATCCGTTTCAGTTGATACACTGCGATTTATGGGGGCCATATAAAATTAAGGCAAGTTGTGGATCCAATTACTTCTTAACAATTGTTGATGATTTTAGTCGAGGAGTGTGGTTATATCTGTTACGAGAGAAATCTGAAGCTCGGCGGTTTATCattgatttttataatttaattaaaaatcaatttggTCGCACGATTAAGATCCTAAGAAGTGATAATGGGATGGAGTTTTTATCGAAGGAACTACGAGACTTTTTCTCTGCACATGGCATTGTGCATCAAACGTCTTGTACAGATACGCCACAACAGAATGGCAGAGTTGAAAGGAAGCATCGTCACATCCTCAATGTTGCTCGGGCACTCATGTTTCAGGCCTCATTGCCAACAAGATTCTGGGGTGAATGTGTGTCGACTGCTGTTCACTTGATAAATGTCACCCCATCGTCACTGCTTGGTAATAAAAGTCCACACGAGGTATTATTCGGTAAACCACCTAACTACTCGAATTTACGAGTTTTTGGATCATTGTGTTATGCTCACACACGGACCAAGGATAAATTCGAACCGAGGTCTCGAAAATGCATTTTTATCGGGTATCCACATGGAAAGAAAGGTTGGCGGCTTTATGACTTAAAGAATCGACAAACGTTTGTGTCGAGAGATGTTCATTTTTGCGAGACCAATTTTCCCTTTGCCACGGAAAATGCAGAACCGAAGCAGGGGAGACAAGGTGGGCCATTGTTCCTAAGTGAGGCCTTGCCAACCAGTACATATGAAGGGCCCGAACTCGGGCTGTGGCAACACGGGAAGCCCACAGAAGATAGGTGGCAGAGCAGCCCAAATGATAATGGGCAGAAGCAGACAAGCCTGGAAAAGGAAGGAAGGCCCAACGATGGAAGTGGATCAAGTTCAGTCCAAGAGCTTTTTAAAATCGAGCGGACTGGGGAACATACGGGCCAccagaaaggaagaaagagtCCAAGGCCCAAAAACGGGGACAATCCAGATCACAAGATTTCAGAGACGGGCCGAACAGAGAGGATTTTGGGCCGTTCGCTGGAAATAAGGGGGAGTGGCTCAGCAGAAATATTGGGCCGAAATTTGGAGGAAAGGGGGAGTCGGCCAATATTGGAAGAATCACCCAAAATGGATtcttttttggaaaattcaaatttgaatcAGGAGAGTAGTGACGAAGAAAAGCAAGATTTGAGTATGGATAAGAAGGATGTCGTGCCAGAAGTAAATTTGCGGCGATCTGAGCGAACTTCCAGCCTTCCTAAACGATTCAAAGATTTCATCGTTCATACTGCTCGCCATGagacccccccccccccccccccccccccccgattTACTCATCTCCAGGAGCTCCTCAGGTATGTCCTATCCCATTGAGAAGTATATTAATTATTCGGGTGTCTCTGACCAACACAAAGTATTTCTAGCTGCAATTGATTCTGACAGAGAGCCCACATCATACCAAGAGGCCATCAAAGATCAAAGATGGAGAATGGCAATGGCAGATGAAATACGCGCGCTAGAATTGAATAAGACATGGACAATTGAACAACTTCCACACGGTAAACGTCCTATCGGGTGCAAGTGGGTGTATAAGGTGAAGCGCCGGGCTGATGGAAGCGTAGAACGCTACAAGGCTCGATTAGTTGCGAAGGGCTTTACACAGGTGGAAGGAGTAGACTATCATGAGACATTTGCACCAGTGGCCAAGCTGGTGACCGTGCGATGCTTATTGACGGTTGCAGTGGCAAGGGGGTGGCAAATCCATCAGATGGACGTTAATAATGCCTTTTTACATGGAGAACTAGATGAAGAAGTTTACATGGAGTTACCTCCGGGTTTTTCCACGTCCAAAAGCGGGAATGTCTGTAGGCTCCGCAAATCTTTATATGGGCTACGTCAAGCATCAAGGAATTGGTTCTCGAAGTTTGCTGATGCCCTCCGACATTATGGGTTCACTCAGTCCGGTGCGGATCATTCACTTTTCACTTTTACTAGAGGTACCATCTTTCTTGGCGTACTAGTATATGTGGATGATTTAATCATAGTAGGCAACAGTTCTAGCCACTGTGATACATTCAAGGGCTATCTGGATAAGTGCTTTCGTATAAAGGACTTGGGGCCCTTGAAATATTTTCTAGGCATTGAAGTCACCAAAATGGACTCAGGACTCTTTCTAAGTCAACGGAAGTATgttcttgatattttgaatgaatGCGGTATGTTGGCATCGCGTCCATCACATTTTCCCATGGAGCAGCATCATCGATTATCCACGAGTTCGAGTGACTTATTATCGGATCCTGCCAAATACAGACGTCTGATTGGGAGACTTATTTATCTGACCATCACAAGGCCAGAAATTAGTTACTCTCTCCATACTTTGGCACAATATATGCAAGAACCGCGCCAAGACCATTGGGATGCTGCTATGCGGGTTCTTCGATACTTGAAACAATCTCCTGGTCAGGGAATTTTTCTGCGGCCTACTTCACTCGAACTTGAAGCTTTTTGTGATTCAGATTGGGCAAGTTGTCCTTTGACCCGACGCTCAATTACGGGTTATTTCATTATGCTTGGAGGCTGCCCAGTCTCATGGAAAACGAAGAAGCAAACCACAGTTTCACGCTCATCTGCTGAAGCAGAGTATCGAGCTATGGCGGCAACTGTTAGTGAAGTTCTTTGGTTACGGagtcttctttcttctcttggAGTACATATGACCTCACCAACTCGGTTATTCTGCGACAATCAAGCAGCGTTGCATATTGCAGCCAATCCTGTATTTCATGAACGGACAAAGCATATTGAGATAGATTGTCACTTCATTCGTGAACATATCAAGTCAGGCGCCATGACCACAGACTATGTGCCTACAAGACTTCAATTAGCAGACATCTTCACAAAGGCATTGGGTCGAGATCGCTTCCGCTTCATCCTTTCCAAGTTGGGCATTCACAATCCTcatgctccaacttgagggggagtattacAGATATTTTAgattgtatacatatatattaggaATCTAGTATAATTGCTATTTGATATTTTAGGTAGTCACAGATATTAGGCCTAGAATATTTCTTGGTTTCCTTTTTCTGTAATATCAGTCGGGCTATTTATTCGTTGATCGACATACTGAATAATAAGTTGGattgatccaaacttcacAGTTAGAACTACAAAACGCAATGCTGGAAATTTTCTCGCTATACGGGAAGCTGTAAATAAATACAATTCACTTCCTTCAGAAATACACCACACCACGCCAACAATCAATCTCCACGTCCCAACATGATATGGATGCCCGCTGCTTTTACCAAGAGGTCCTAGTTCCCGTTTCCCGAGAATGGGCCTTCAAAGCGTTGGTCCTAGACATGCACAACCTCCTCCCCAAGCTGGTCCCTCACTTTGTTAAGAGCATGGAGTTCATCCGCGGTGACTGGGGACAACCTGGAAGCATCAGGCAGACCATCTTCACCGAAGGTTGGTATTAGACATTCCAAATGTCTTTAAACTCTTTGCAACTGGAAATGCATCATATTGAGTCATGTCTTTTCCCTCAGAATCTGGATGGGCTACAGGAGGTCCCCAACTCCACAGAATCGACACCTTCAATCAAGAAAACTTCACCTATAAACTGACTTTAATCCAGGGGGCTTGCTATCTGAGAAGATGCACTCAGTGGTATGTGAGATCAAATACGAAGCTAACAGCCCCGATAGATGCATCCTTAAGATGGCCACTGACTACCACCTGAAGGAAGGTGTTGTTTTCAAAGAAGAGGACATCAATACTGGCAGAAAGATAACCAAGGAATTCTTCGAAGCCGTGCTAGAATATCTCATCTCGAACCCTGAAGTTTACACTAATGGATGAGATCACGGGTTTCTTCAGGTTATTAGGTTAGAATAATCACGTCAATAAATCCTTGTaagttaataaataaataaacctcTCTGAAGGAtaacattttttattagagGTTCAGAACATCTCAAAATCTCACAACCCTAACCATGAGGTGCTTTTATTACAGAGTATATCTTGCCAAGATTAGCGGAGATTTATTATCCTTGTATATTAACTAGCCTTATTAGTTACATACAAATTAGGCAATAGATAATTAGAATTCCTTCCTCTTTTGATGTAATCAACAGTATATGTACACGTTTGAGTATCAATGAAATTCAAGCTTTTCAGCTCAGCAATTatcatggtatcagagcaatATCAGGTTCAAGAGATTTCTGGGAGAGTGTTACCTTCTCAGGTTTAGTGTTTGCTGGTTGAACGTGAGTGAAGGCGGATATGGAGAAGGGGGTCGAAACCTCAGGAAAAGGTACAGGGAACGTGGAAGCAGATTGGCTTTTTGCTCTCACTGTTAATCCATCAGACTACACTGGAGTTAGTCTGATTAATTGCAAATTAAATTGATCGAATTACCTGACGTGGTCGAGGGCCATGTTGACTGCAATGACCGCTAAGAATAAGGTTGGGATGATTGATGGAACGGTGGCAAGGCCACCGGAAGGAGACCCAAATCGGGCGAAATGGGAAATCTCCAACGCCTTAGTAATATCCTGGATCTTCAATACGTTGGATTCGAAGCTCCAATCCAGCGTGGCCTGTGCGACGGTGGCTCAGGACCTGCTGGAGGATCTCAGAGAGAGATATTCGCAAGGGAATGAGACAAGGATTTATCAATTAAAAGCAGAGATCGGAAAATTGAAGCAGGACGGCATGACAATTCCGAGATATTACTCTCGGCTGAAGGGGCTTTGGGATGAATTAGACAATTACCTCCAAATTCCGGCGTGCACCTGTTCGGCGGCCAAAACGTATGCGGCTCAGAGAGAACGGGAGAAAATTCATCAATTCTTGATGGGATTAGGGTCAGAATATGCAACGGTGAGGTCGAATATCCTCAGCCACGAACCGGCCCACTCTCTGAACAAGGTACATGCCCTAATTCTGCATGAAGAGAGACAAAAAATGGTGGCTTTGTCTCATGAGAATACTACACCAGATGCTGCAGTATTTCTGAGCAAACTTACTGGGAACAAAGCGGAGATGCAGGGCAGTGGCGGAACCTCGGGCTACGGAGGACAGATAGGAGGTAGAGGAGGGACGAGCAAGACTTGCTACCACTGTGGCCGTCCCGAGCATCTCAAGAATTCCTGCTGGTTGCTCCATGGCTTCCTGGGTACCTGGGATtcaaagaaggaaaagggaaaatgagGGTTTGCAAGCAAGAGGATCAGGGAGACGATGGCAGGGTAACAGCGGACGGGCTTGGGCTCTGGCCAATTCGATGGGCTGCAAGCCCATCAGGCGCAGATTGGGTCCTTTAACCCGGGGCCGGGCCAATTCGGTGGGCTGCAAGCCCATCAAGCGCAGATTGGGCAATCCAGCTTAGGCCCTAATCAAATGGGCAGGCTTCAGGCCCATCAGGCACCTTCTGGACAGCTGAGAAGCGGGCTGAACAGATTAGCCCACCTTTCAGACCCGGCTTTTCAAAGGCTCCTTGATTTTTTAGGTCCAGATGATGACAACATGCACCCAGCCTCtggtaaaaattttatttcggTAAATTTGGGACATGATTGGATAATTGATACCGGAGCTTCTAGGCACATGACAGGAGATGCCAACCTATTTATTGAGTCTCAACTACTTACTGAGAGGCCAAGAATTCATATACCAAATGGGGGTGTCTCCACTGCTTGCAGAACTGGACGAATACATATAGGCTCTTTCGTCTTATCAGATGTTTTATTGGTCCCAGAATTTAATTGCAGTCTCATTTCCACATCTCAATTATCAAAAGATCTGGATTGTTGTGTAATATTCTACACTGATTTTTGTTTGATACAGAACCGTACCACGAGGAGGACGATTGGAGTGGGTGAGCTCCAAGGGGGTGTGTATTATCTTCGGCTTGTGGCTATTCAAGAGCAGGCTAATCGAGTTATTAGTGAAGAGACGGGTGATTTGTAGCATATGCGTCTTGGACATCCATCACGGCGAATCAAATTTAATGGTATTAATTTAGAATTGAATGCAGCTATGAATAAGGAATGTGATATTTGCCTTCGTGCAAAACAGACTCGGTCAAGTTTCGACCTAAGTATGAATAGAgctgtttttccttttcaactGATCCACTGTGATTTGTGGGGACCCCCTATAGAGTGGCATCTATATCTGGTGCTCGGTATTTTTTGACGATTATGGATGATTACAGTCGTGCAGTGTGGCTATATTTATTGCAAGAGAAATCAGAGACGCAGCGACATCTTATAAATTTTTGCAAGTTGgtgaaaaatcaatttaatcGCACTGTGAAAATAGTACGAAGTGACAATGGGAAGGAGTTTGTTTCGCGAGAATTGCAGAATTACTTCTCTACTAAAGGGATTATTCACCAAACATCTTGCACAGACACACCTCAACAAAATGGGCGTGTCGAGCGGAAACATAGGCATATATTGAATCTTGTGCGATCGTTACTTTTTCAGGCTGGACTTCCAACTGAATTCTGGGGAGAATGTGTTACCACAGCGGCGCACTTAATTAATGTGACTCCCACATCACTTCCGGGAGGTAAGAGTCCATATGAAGTCTTGTTTGAGAGATCACCGAATTATTCTAACTTAAAGGTATTTGGATGCTTATGTTATGCACATGATAAACCGAGGGACAGGAATAAGTTCAAATCTCGTTCTCGTCGATGTGTGTTCGTTGGATATCCGTATGGGAAAAGGGGTTGGCGAGTTTATGATCTTGAAAAGAATGAGATATTTGTGACTCGAGATGTTCGGTTTTGCGAGAGGGAGTTCCCATTTTTACAGATGAATGATACTGGGAAGGAAGATGGTACACGGGTTCATTTCTTTACTGACAATGAGAAGCATGTCGATCATATGAGGAGTCAGGGGGAGTCGAGATTTGAGAACCCGAATaaaagggaagaagaaaatgggCATCAACATTCTTTAAGCCCGATGGGTAATCAACGAGAAGTTTCTGGCAAACTACTGACGGAAGAAATGGAAGGACCAGAAGTGGATACTGCAGACCATCTGTTGCGGCGTTCCGATCGAATTAAGTCTACGCCTAGATATTTGAAGGATTTTGAAGTTCGTATTCACACCGCTTTACACACACACCCCAGTTCACCTACTTCATTGAAATCCTCAAGTATGGTTCATTCGATTAAGCAATATTTATCATATTCTGGTGCCTCTAATCGATATCTTGCATATGTAAGTGCCTTGGATTCGGAGGTGGAACCTGTGTCTTATCAAGATGCAGCAGTCAATCCACGGTGGAAGGAAGCTATGGCCGAGGAGATCAAAGCGCTTGAGGCCAATAGCACATGGACTATCAAGCGATTGCCACCGGGAAAGCGTCCAATTGATTGTAGATGGGTATATAAGATCAAGCGTCGAGCTGATGGGAGCATAGAGAGGTATAAAGCTCGACTTGTTTCAAAAGGATTCACTCAGGTCGAAGGAGTGGACTTCAATGAGACATTCGCACCCGGGCAAAATTGGTCATTGTACGATGTCTGCTGACTGTGGCTGTAGCAAAGGGATGGGGGATACATCAGATGGACGTCAACAATGCATTTCTGCATGGAGATCTCGATGAGGAAGTTTATATGCGTTTACGTCCTGGATATTCTTCCCGAGGGCAAGGATTGGTGTGTCGACTTCAGAAATCACTTTATGGGTTAAGGTAAGCTTCGCGAAATTGGTATGCCAAACTTGCTGAATCTATGAGGTATTATGGATTTCGACAGTTTGGAGCAGATCGTTCACTATTTGTTCTTAATCGTGGCGATATTTTTCTTGCCGCATTggtatatgtggatgatattcTAGTCGTTGGCAACAGCCATGAGCAATGCATCAGCTTCAAGCGATACCTTGATCGTTGTTTTCGCATcaaggatttgggaccggtACGGTATTTTCTTGGGATTAAAGTGAGCAGAATGGAATCTGGCCTTTTCCTTAATCAGAGAAAATATGCGCTCGATATTCTCACGGAGTGTGGGATGCTTGGTGCTCGACCATCCTCATTTCCAATGGAGCAACATCATGGATTGTTAGCACGATCGGGAGTTCCTTTTGATGACCCTGGCAGATATAGGCGGCTGGTTGGTCGTCTGATTTATCTAACAATTACGCGGCTGGAGCTTAGTTATCCTGTGCATATTCTATCTCAGTTTATGCAAGATCCTCGTCAGGAACATTGGGATGCTGCGATGCGAGTACTTCGTTACTTAAAGCAATCTCCAGGTCAGGGAATTTTTCTTTGGCCAAAATCATTGGAGCTTAAAGTTTATTGTGACTCGGACTGGGCTAGTTATCCCATGACCCGTCGCTCAATTACAGGGTATTTTGTTACATTAGGAGGTTGTCCTATCTCCTGGAAAACGAAGAAACAATCCACGGTGGCTCGTTCTTCAGCTGAAGCGGAGTATCGAGCCATGGCAGGAGCGGTCAGTGAAATCTTATGGCTTCGAAGTTTGCTCAATTCTCTTGGAATCAAATATAGCGAGCCTACTCGACTATTCTGTGACAACCAAGCTGCTTTACATATTGCAACAAATCCAGTGTTTCACGAACGAACGAAGCATATAGAGATAGATTGTCACTTTGTTCATGAACACATTCGGTCTCATGTCATTAAGACTTCGCATGTTCCTACAAAATTGTAACTTGCTGATATTTTTACGAAGGCTTTAGGACGAGATCGATTCTATTTTCTCTTGGGCAAGTTGGCCATTCGAGATCCTcatgctccaacttgagggggagtattacAGAGTA
The sequence above is drawn from the Punica granatum isolate Tunisia-2019 chromosome 5, ASM765513v2, whole genome shotgun sequence genome and encodes:
- the LOC116208966 gene encoding uncharacterized protein LOC116208966 yields the protein MTAKNKVGMIDGTVARPPEGDPNRAKWEISNALVISWIFNTLDSKLQSSVACATVAQDLLEDLRERYSQGNETRIYQLKAEIGKLKQDGMTIPRYYSRLKGLWDELDNYLQIPACTCSAAKTYAAQREREKIHQFLMGLGSEYATVRSNILSHEPAHSLNKVHALILHEERQKMVALSHENTTPDAAVFLSKLTGNKAEMQGSGGTSGYGGQIGGRGGTSKTCYHCGRPEHLKNSCWLLHGFLGTWDSKKEKGK
- the LOC116208965 gene encoding pathogenesis-related protein STH-2-like, which encodes MDARCFYQEVLVPVSREWAFKALVLDMHNLLPKLVPHFVKSMEFIRGDWGQPGSIRQTIFTEGGLLSEKMHSVVCEIKYEANSPDRCILKMATDYHLKEGVVFKEEDINTGRKITKEFFEAVLEYLISNPEVYTNG